A genomic stretch from Glaciecola nitratireducens FR1064 includes:
- a CDS encoding SurA N-terminal domain-containing protein: MLERIREGSQGPLAMTIVGLIIISFAVTGVGSYLGSSSTQAAATVNGEEITLTEVEAAYQNQRARMEAQFGESVAAAFANEAYLETFREQVLQQLISEKLVEQEANEIGLRVSTEQIKQTIFEIDAFKLAGQFDNDTFKAVIARQNFTPASFRDYLRKQMTTEQLSNVINGSSFSIDDEVTSVLRLQNQTRTARTLEVNADDFTSDVSVSDDEVAQYYQSNLSDFDTQEQVKLSYVTLSVSDLMANEAVTEEEAKAYYNEYIAAYQTTEERRISHILIEFGEDDSASKATAEEVLKLVKAPGADFAKIASERSSDTISAEIGGDLDFIVKGDWSESFEDAAFALKAVGDTSDLVQTEFGYHIIKLTDLKPSVTTPFEEVKDELTQTLLKDKAMESFFGFQEQVASAAFEQPDSLERVSEITNRPIIDTAFFEKTNYPASVNYPQVENVAFSAELIENGLNSDVLQISDEKIMVVRVADHKPQRTLALEEVKASIVNQLTAEKTQEAAVAWAEGLKSKIFAGESIDEALTAKSIEFTPVEGLARFGGALPVEMSSAIFKLSPVAQQNVSVVKLSSGNVGLVILDSVQAASEVNADDLLAVKQGLASNESRTSYENFVDALRSDADIEIIKR; encoded by the coding sequence ATGTTAGAAAGAATTAGAGAGGGCTCTCAAGGTCCTTTAGCCATGACTATTGTTGGCTTAATAATTATTAGTTTTGCGGTTACAGGTGTCGGGAGTTACTTAGGTTCTTCATCAACACAAGCTGCTGCGACGGTCAACGGCGAAGAAATTACGTTAACTGAAGTTGAAGCTGCATACCAAAACCAAAGAGCCAGAATGGAAGCGCAATTCGGTGAGTCGGTGGCGGCAGCATTTGCGAACGAAGCTTACTTAGAAACGTTCAGAGAGCAGGTGTTACAGCAATTGATTTCAGAGAAGCTAGTAGAGCAAGAAGCGAATGAAATTGGACTGCGAGTAAGTACTGAGCAAATAAAGCAGACTATTTTTGAAATAGATGCTTTTAAATTGGCCGGTCAATTTGACAATGATACCTTCAAAGCCGTTATTGCAAGACAAAATTTTACGCCTGCTAGTTTTAGAGATTATTTGCGTAAGCAAATGACCACAGAGCAGTTAAGTAATGTCATTAACGGCTCGAGTTTTAGCATAGATGATGAAGTTACCTCTGTATTGCGTCTACAAAATCAAACGAGAACAGCGAGAACGCTAGAAGTTAACGCTGATGATTTTACTTCTGATGTTTCAGTCTCAGATGACGAAGTGGCACAATACTACCAGTCTAATTTGAGCGACTTTGATACCCAAGAACAGGTAAAGTTGTCCTATGTTACCCTTTCTGTTTCTGATCTAATGGCCAACGAAGCTGTTACTGAAGAAGAGGCGAAAGCGTATTACAACGAGTATATTGCTGCTTATCAAACCACTGAAGAGCGTCGTATCTCACATATCCTTATTGAATTTGGGGAAGATGATTCAGCTTCAAAAGCGACTGCTGAAGAAGTTCTTAAGCTAGTAAAAGCTCCAGGCGCTGATTTTGCAAAAATTGCCTCTGAACGTTCTTCTGACACGATCAGTGCTGAAATTGGTGGTGACCTAGACTTTATCGTTAAGGGTGATTGGAGTGAGTCATTTGAAGATGCTGCATTCGCATTGAAGGCTGTTGGTGATACTTCTGATTTGGTGCAAACCGAATTTGGTTATCACATTATTAAGTTAACCGACCTTAAGCCATCAGTGACAACGCCTTTCGAAGAAGTAAAAGATGAGCTTACTCAAACCTTGCTTAAAGACAAAGCAATGGAGAGTTTCTTTGGTTTTCAAGAGCAAGTCGCTAGCGCTGCTTTTGAACAGCCAGATAGCTTAGAAAGAGTGTCAGAAATTACTAACAGACCAATTATCGATACTGCGTTTTTTGAAAAGACAAACTACCCTGCATCGGTTAATTATCCGCAGGTTGAAAATGTTGCGTTCAGCGCCGAGTTAATTGAAAACGGTTTGAACAGCGATGTTCTCCAGATATCAGATGAAAAAATAATGGTGGTTAGAGTCGCTGATCATAAACCTCAGAGAACGCTGGCGCTTGAGGAAGTAAAGGCCTCTATCGTTAATCAATTAACCGCAGAGAAAACACAGGAAGCTGCAGTTGCTTGGGCTGAAGGCTTGAAGTCTAAAATATTTGCAGGTGAGTCGATTGATGAAGCATTAACGGCTAAGTCGATAGAGTTTACACCGGTTGAGGGACTAGCTCGTTTTGGCGGTGCCTTACCAGTTGAAATGAGCAGTGCTATCTTCAAATTATCGCCTGTTGCACAGCAGAATGTATCAGTGGTTAAGCTCAGCTCGGGTAATGTTGGCTTAGTCATTTTAGATTCAGTGCAAGCTGCTTCAGAGGTGAACGCAGATGACCTACTCGCTGTGAAACAAGGATTGGCGAGCAACGAAAGCAGAACGTCTTATGAAAACTTTGTTGATGCGTTGAGAAGTGACGCGGATATCGAGATTATCAAAAGATAG
- the hupB gene encoding nucleoid-associated protein HU-beta, giving the protein MNKSQLIDTIAASADISKAAAGRALDAFTDAVTSALKDGDQVALVGFGTFSVRERAARSGRNPQTGETIQIAAAKVPSFKAGKALKDAVN; this is encoded by the coding sequence GTGAACAAGTCTCAACTAATCGATACAATCGCTGCTAGCGCAGATATTTCTAAAGCTGCCGCGGGTCGTGCATTGGATGCTTTCACTGACGCAGTTACTTCTGCTCTTAAAGATGGCGATCAAGTAGCACTTGTCGGTTTCGGTACATTCTCAGTTCGTGAGCGCGCTGCGCGTAGCGGTCGTAACCCACAAACTGGTGAGACTATCCAGATTGCTGCTGCTAAAGTACCTTCATTCAAAGCTGGTAAAGCATTGAAAGACGCTGTTAACTAA